Below is a window of Podarcis muralis chromosome 5, rPodMur119.hap1.1, whole genome shotgun sequence DNA.
TGATGCACAGTGAATGACAATGTATAACCATTAGGACTGAATTATATAATCTTTCAGTTAGAGTAATctatcccagtatgtttccgagcacaattcaaagtgttggtgctgacctttaaagccctaaacgacctcggtccagtatacctgaaggagcgtctccacccccatcgttcagcccggacactgagatccagcgccgagggccttctggcggttccctcattgcgagaagtaaggttacagggaaccaggcagagggccttctcggtagtggctcctgccctgtggaacgccctcccagcagatgtcaaagcaataaacaactattttacttttaaaagtcatctgaaggcagccctctttagggaagtttttaatgtttgatgctgtactgtttttaatattctgttggaagccgcccagagtggctggggaaacccagccagatgggcggggtataaataataaattattattattattattattattattattattattattattatttaaagcattttaactgcTTTAAAAGTGCTATGTATTAATTGGATGGCAAGTTATTTTaaaactagatagatagatagacagacagacagacagacacacacacacacactcactcacacacactgtAGGTTAAAGACACCATAGAAGATGCATTCTGTCTTCTCCATCACACTATATGGAGCATATATTCACATCATCTAAAAACAAAGGAAGTATTCTTCCCCGCCCCCCGGGGAAACACACACCTTCAGAACTACCGTTTTTATTTATATGTGAGATTTAGTCAACTCAAATTCATTCACAGATTAATTTAGCACTCATAACAGTGGTAGacagctgtatacagtggtacttcaggttacataagcttcaggttacatacgcttcgggttacagactccgctaacccagaaataatacctcgggttgagaactttgcttcaggatgagaacagaaattgtgcggcagcagcgggaggccccattagctaaagtggtgcttcaggttaagaacggtttcaggttaagaacggacctccagaactaattaagtacgtaaccagaggtaccactgtatagtccagcCACAACATCTCAGTAAAAAGACAGAATTATCATTGTGTCCCTATAAGCAAGGATCTCAGATCAGCTAGCAATTCAATGCTAGCAATTAGGTGGATGTATGAAAGCATATCTCATCCCTGTGGTAAATTCCTGTCTTATGGAGCATATCCTCTCCTCTCTAACAGCCCATTTCAACAAATTCTCCTATCATGAGTTACATATGTGTTGCAATAAAGTTGTGGACATCATTCACATGTATGGATGAAGGAAAGGACTAATGAACAGGAGTGGCAACCTCTATAGGCCTGTGATaaatttcaaaagcatcaaaggTACATGAATGCCTACCCGTGCCAGTAACTGAGACACCTGGAGAAGCTTTGAAACCCTGAAGTGTGACTCAGTGTTGTTTAAATCCGTGGCTCTCAAGTGAGGGATGGGGACATTCCAGAGATTTGTGGGAGACCTCACAGTTAAATTGCCAACCAgctaatagttgttgttgtttagtcgtttagtcgtgtccgactcttcgtgaccccatggaccagagcacgccaggcactcctgtcttccactgcctcccgcagtttggtcaggctcatgtttgtagcttcaagaacactatccaaccatctcatcctctgtcgtccccttctcctagtgccctccatctttcccaacatcagggtcttttccagggagtcttctcttctcatgaggtggccaaagtattggagcctcaacttcacgatctgtccttccagtgagcactcaggtctgattcccttaagaatggatgcgtttgatcttcttgcagtccatgggactctcaagagtctcctccagcaccaaaccAGCTAATAGTAGGAAATAATAATACACCAAAAGTTGAAAGAAAAGAGGTGGTGTGTGCCTAATGGGGTATCAGTTGCTTAAATAATAGCAGTTGTTGTTATCTGTGCTTAATCTAAATCAGGGCTCAATCCTGGTGCCTATTTTGACCTCTAGGATTCAATGGATATGATGCAAGAAGAAGGTGGTCTGGGCTCTCAAAATGTGAATGATGCCTTCCTGCTCACCATCTAGTAGTAACACTAGCCAGTTGCTCCCCTCTTCCCCATAATAACATAAGAAGTGTGCTAtttactgagctgaatcctagaacaataggatccagaatgcagcagtctgattggtctgcaagagccacccaatccagctccaggtggaagtgaatcagcaacctgattggcctgcagtgtgatggcctgggactcaggctcggactcggaaccagaggagactcagtctgcattggctcctttgcctcaggcatcatctgaaccaagtctggggcctgatcctgaagagtctgcacaggttcccctgcaacaaacaccagctgggccgagtcaggggcctgagcctgccctggctccagatgcagggattacctcattgccttcagctgggccatcacttacagctgctccactaccggtcgagctgcagagactcaggtctgagagaaggagagacctgagtacttgcaggaggagtgctcaccttccaGCAAAACAGGGAgttgagtcgccgggggatcaggaccggccgctaccccaacaaagataaaaggctgtcagaccccaccccaggttacgGGAGCAACATTGCTTATGCTAGATCCCGCCTGacatcctgtacctgtccttgcctggtttcctgcctcgtgttcTGCCTttgccctgtcggactgactcccagcggaaccttcagattctggactggtcctggactgcgtttcacgggttacccccgggcccagcacatgcaggagcagccaatcagactcctggatgaagtgaatccgcaacctgattggcctacaggagcagcctggaattagccagtcatgcggggcccattgtgtaaataatgtatatatagctagacgttttggggaaagattcattcattgctactacgagctgaataaagagcatgaaattcacactcaactccaagtatatttcaaagtgtctgctggatcaggccaatggtccattaagtctagcatcctgttctcacagtagcctatccccacaccaccaccactgagACAGCTATCGCAAGAACCTAAATTAGCTGGTTTTGTGGGATACATGAATATGTATCAGGTTAGCCTATGGTTCCCAAAGAAACAGGTAGGAAATATTAACAATTGGTTGTTGCAGTATCTACTACACCATATTAAAAATATATGCCAAAAAAGGGGTGTAAGATGTAAGAGCTTATTGACACTTAACATTTGGCCCTGCgctttctagacacaggtctACACTTTAAAGTTCAGTGGCTAGGTGCTCTCCTTTTTTTGCCCTGGAGCTTTGCCCacaaaaacccgctctttaaagctacagcatttggggctttttaggttAGGGAAAAGGCATGCAAGATGTGACTtgataaaagtttataaaattatgtgtggtATGAAGAAAGTGGTTAGAGAAAAGTTTAGCTCACTCTCTTGTAACATAAAATGGGACataaaatgaagctgaatgttggaagattcaggacagacagaataaaatacttcttcatgcagtgtattgttaaactatggaactccctcgcacatgaggtagtgatggccaccaacacggatggctttaaaagaggattagacaaattcatggaggatgggaCTAACAATGACTACTAGGCAGGATGGCTCTGCTTTGCTTCTGAATATCCCTGAAAGGGAGAATCGTGtcatgctcaggtcctgtttgcatcttcccatgggtatctggttgggcactgtgagaacaataCACTGGCTTAGGTGAGCCACTGCCCTTATGTTCTGGTCAACTAGATCAAGGCCCACTAGGTGGCAATATTGCAATGCACCATCACATATCTTTCTGTGTGGGCTGAGTGAGTCTGCAAGTTGCCAATGCAATCCAACAAGGGGGATCTGCTAAGCTAAATACATTTCTGCACACATATTACTTGCTAGAGACCGAGAACACAAGCAATGGGTTGCTGTTCATGACTTTTTAAAGGGTGCAAATTCAGATGTGCATATGAATGGGCATCCCCATCTAATGTAGGAATGGGGAAGTGTGTGCATTGAAAGCAATGTGCTGCAGGGTATTGATTCTCACATGTGTATTTACACCTACAGCTCCCAATCCAGCAATTGCTGTGTGTGTTGAACTTTTTATCTGAAGAGGGGAAACTGAAATTCTTTACCTACTTGGGAAGGAGTCCTGTGGATGGAACTTATTTCAGAGTAAAACATGGGAAGAATCAGGCTATAATCATAAGCTTAGTAGGAAATAATCTCCATTGGGCTCATTAGGAAATATGTGTAGGTAGCATAATTACTACTTAGAAAAACCAGTTATTAAAACATGGCCAGCGCTGGGAGGAAATAGATATTGCTTGAAGCAGGGAACTCACATGTGAGCTATCTGTTAAATAGCTTACAACGATTCATGTTGCTGAAATGCTGCTCTGGTGGGAAAATGCCCTAGGTAGTAATATCATTGTGAATTGATAAATTGTAATGTCTCACGAGCATGGTGGCATTACACCTGAGCCTGTTTATTTATGAGGCAGTGCCAGGGGGCCTTGTCTATGGGTCCCTGGCCTTCTGCCACTTCCCCTCCCACTCTTGGTTAGAAAACTGCATTATGTTCTCTTGCTTCAGAAACACATGTGAACTGCACAGAAGTAAGGCAGGGTAGAGTGTACAGGGTTTGCACACTATTTCAAATCCCCAGAGAGGTTTTGTGCATGAATAAGGAACAGCTTGGCTCAGGGAAAGGAGTCAATATAACAGgacaggtgtgtttgtgtgcgtgtgtatgttcATGCTTGGGTCCTGTGTATGGGTAATCTGAATGCACACTGGTCAGTAAGAATCTCCTGCTGTGTACCTGACTTctttttgggaaacactgtggtCTTGTCTCTCGAGAGCATCTATTTACCTATGGAGGTGGTGTGGATGGATGGCTCTGTCTTTGGTGGAGTGGACTGGATGGCCTTGAGCAATCCCCTGTGTCATTTATCTGTGGATCCAAGAGCAATGCTGCCATAACAAGAGGCTTCCTGAGCAACATTTGCCATTGCTCCCTTCCAAAACATTAACAGTGAGCTGAGGCTGCCAGCATCATTTAAAGGAGCTACCATTATTTAGCCTAAAATTTATTCCAGGTATACAGATTCCAGCTAAGAGTGCTCCTCTTTAATGCCCTCTGTAAATAGCAGAACAGTAGCTTGAGCACGAATATCTCAGGTTTGACCATTTATTATCCAATCTGCCACAAACATCATTATAACAGCAGCCAGTGattcaagaaagaaaaaaaacccagggCCCCAGAGTGCAGATAGTTCAAGGAGAATGGTCCAAGACAAGcttaaagggaaagaaagaaattgtaaCAGAGATAAGGGCAAGCATTTAAACTACCCCTTTCATCTCAGTAAGAATCTTAAAAGAAAGGCATTGTAATAGATACAACTCAGGTATAATAGCAAAGAAGCTTAGGCAGCAGCTGCAAAGCCAATCCTGTTGTTGCCCATGTCATAGACGGAATAGTACTTCCTGAGGAAGACATCTCCCAGGATCCAGAGAGGCTGTCCATTTTGGGAAGGCAGATAGGTGGGCTCAATCCCAACTGTGCAGTAGCCATTGTTCTGTAAAGCAATAaatagaaagggggaaagggaaagtgAGTAGGATCCATAAAGATGCTAGCCCAGTTATTATAAAGACAGATGGCACACAAGAGAAAACCCTATCTTTCTTCTCCTGTCCCGAACCTTAAGATCCAATTCTTTCTATTGGTTCTTAtgctaaaagaaaacaaatgagtTAATGATGGCTAGGATCTCTAAAACTTACATTGAGGATGTAGGCActggggggcagagggaaggaaaCCCCATTGATGTTGAAGGAGATGGTGGGCAAATTCTGAACATTGCTGCAAGCAACCGCATACTGTGAAGGAAGAATGCAATGACTGATTAATCTCCTATAGGAATGGTTCTTGGTGACTTTGAGGCCACCCACACAAATTGTGCATAGGCCAGCTACATCCCACATCACCCTGCTTCCTGTGTTACCCTCCCAGCTCTTCAAAATATGTAATTTCACCTACCTCTCCATACTGATTTTGCTGAGCACCCACAGCCTGTGCAAAACTCGCCATGTACTGCTGAGGAACAGTGAGGAGGGATGTCCCAGTGTCCACAATAGCTTGGCAACCTTGGCTGCACCATCCAGTAGCTCTTCCCCCAATAGAAAACCTAAGAACAGGGAACACATTGAAAATCCCACCATACCTCTCATGTGCAGTCTTGCCTGTGTCCTCTGTAAAAAATGTATGAAGTCCTTTCTTTAAATAGATTTATTACTGTGAAGCTCATGCCTCCCTTTCACTGCCTTCTGTTCTGATGTGGGAGGACCAGGAGGTGCCATGTGCTTCTCTAAGCACCAAAAAGAGTGGATTGATTCGTTGCTGATACTGATACAAACCTCATGCTGACTCTTAACAAGCCAGTCTTACCTGCAGTCTTCGTAGTTTGTCATTTGTGTACCATAGCTTTCTTATAGATTAGTACTCAGTCAGTGCATAACTATACCATAACATGGTGTGGATTGTCCTGAAATCTAATATGATGGAAGTTGCATAACAATGTTTTACTAGGGGCTGTACCCCTACTCACTTCACTTACCAACCTCACCTACATTCACCCAACCTCCACCAACCACCCTTGCCAAAGCCATCCACTGCTTCCCTTTCCACTTCGTGGTGCCAACCAGCCACCTTTCCCCTTCCTGTGCTGCTCATTTTGCCACTCTTCATGAGGATCAGCCATGGCAGCAGCAGATTCCAAGGCCAACCATGAAGCAGGATGGTGGGCAGTAACAGTGCCAGCTGGTCTAGGGATCTGGATGCTGGCAGGcagagaagccagaacagctgagGGTCTGCCCTGGCCTGTTTGGGCTGTCCCTCCGTGGCTTGCCTGGGCTGCCCATCCACTGCCTCTCATGATTCTGCAgttcacagcaccacctgcagctGAGGGAATTGCAGCGTGATGATAACACTTAGGTTTTTATAATATGGTAAGAGATTTTAAATCCTTGCGAACTGCCCTCTTGATATAGAAGGGgggatataaattataaatataaatTCCCACCCAGTGCTATATGTCGTTCACCTCCTTGGTCCTATTAATCCTCCAGCCAACATCTCCATGAGATAAAGAAGCCATGGAGCATGTACTCAGGCTCAGTTCCTAGCCTAAGTTTAAACAATAAGCTTGTGGCATGCAAAACATCTAGCCTTGCAGTCCAATTTTACATATTCAAGAAATAATCTTCCCTAGGGACATCAGTGTACTTTAGATTGTAGCTATGTGTAGCCAGTTCATGCAGAACCCAGAGAGGAAATGCTGAATACACAGATTACATAATAATACATAGCTGTAGACTCATGAGCAAAGCCACATCCTACTTCAATTTTAATCCACTGCAGTTTGAATATTCTTATCCCAGAAATCATGTGAACATAAAGTGACAATGCAATCATTTACTTTGGTGAAATCTCTATGATGCTTTGAGAAAAAGTTTCAGTTTATATCTGCATTCCTTCTAGAAGAGTCTGGCTCAAATCCAAGAAAGTGTCTCCAtgagttcaaaagcacagcactATATAGATATTTATGGGAATTCTCCAATGctcttgaattattattttttcacaatTTCAACTCACTCTTGAATTCCAATCTGCCAATAAAGTTCTTGGGTAACTGGAGCCCAATAGATCTCTCCGGAGTACAGTCGAGTGTCTACACCTCCAAAGACAACTTCACCACCATACTGAGAGCTTGGTTGGctacaaacaaaaagaaaggatTAGGCATTCATAATTTGTTCTGGAATGTTTAAAGCAAAGAACATTGTGTAAAGGGGAGGCCCTCATTTGGGTTGTATAAATGCAAAATTCCCTTAAAGGAAAATTAAGGATCTGAGATAAATACGCAGTGAGAGTACAGTACTGTACATTTGAATTTCTTGTGCATTGTTGGGGGGTTTTAATGGCTGACTGTATACAACATTTCATGCAAAATTATACCCCAAAATATGTATATGTGTGAGAGTCAAGTCTATGCAATATGTTGTTTTGCGCTATAATTTTATAAGtattaatatatatgtatttttctaCAGCCATGTACATTGTTGTATGTATGGTTTTTTTGCTGGTTACTTTAGGAAACCTGGAGTGAATATAATCTATGCATAATATTAACATGTATAGTAACACATACAATAATGTGTATAAACATGCATATAACATATGAGAAGTGTTTGTATTTATAGCAGAAGCACACAGGGAAATAATTTACTTCTCATCAAAATCATGGAGTGAGAAGGAAGTTAGAAAAATTATGTGTGGAGAAGCTTAATACtaagattttcagaaaattccatccCTTCATGACTATCTGAAATCTCATCTATTTCTGTGGCAGTAAAGCATGATTAGTTTATTCTAGATCCAACCCATTTATATTTATGCTGTGATGTATGGAAAGCAAAGGAGTGTGGGACATTAAAGCTAAAGGGAAAATGGCTTCTTTTTCTTACGAGCTCAGATAGAAGCTGAAGATTGGCTGTGAAAGCAAGTTTTGCTGCAACATCCCCTCTAAGGCTGTTGTAGCACCCCCAACTGCAAGAGAAGGATAAGCCATCCCCAAGATGCCATCAAACTGGGCATAAACGAAGTTGGAGCCGGGTTCATTTTCACTCAGGCCGAATTCTTGCTTAGTGACAACAATGTTCTGGAGCTAAAGGAGACAAAGTGAAAGTGTCACTGTAAAATTCATAGATAGGATAGGAATGAAAAGAATTATAAATTGTCAAAAGAGGGCATCCACCATCTTAGTGCCCTGCTTTTGAGCTTCTAGaacagaggtagccaacatgatgcccttcagatattgttggaccacaattcccatcatccctgaatcaTCCCTTAGCTTATGATTGTCAGGAGtacgtgcaggagccaggccctgtgaccagtagggctt
It encodes the following:
- the LOC114598354 gene encoding gastricsin-like; protein product: MKWVLLVLACFQLSDGLVNVLLKKGKSIREVMKEKGVLEDYLKNHKLDPAKKYIFNEYNVAYEPMAYMDASYYGEISIGTPPQNFLVLFDTGSSNLWVPSVYCNSQACTGHSRFNPSQSSTYSTNGQTFSLQYGSGNLDGFFGFDTMRLQNIVVTKQEFGLSENEPGSNFVYAQFDGILGMAYPSLAVGGATTALEGMLQQNLLSQPIFSFYLSSQPSSQYGGEVVFGGVDTRLYSGEIYWAPVTQELYWQIGIQEFSIGGRATGWCSQGCQAIVDTGTSLLTVPQQYMASFAQAVGAQQNQYGEYAVACSNVQNLPTISFNINGVSFPLPPSAYILNNNGYCTVGIEPTYLPSQNGQPLWILGDVFLRKYYSVYDMGNNRIGFAAAA